A genomic segment from Candidatus Binatia bacterium encodes:
- a CDS encoding CAP domain-containing protein, which produces MRGFSVAGRTAALSGASLLCVLANGMLDSAAFAASRDEEPVSLDRLQKIPLTPLPPSNESPRPSAASRDDAARFVHRSVAPHDTTRGHTASEGQHRSTVAAQRSGHPVPPAAAHASAATKLAKSAPDASRSASRKPTAHAAASHESTHAKLANRAEVDSARAGSDQDASAASVAVHGSSGEVFGQSDPPLDQRPAGLQYVPMLMPMHPDVVPAPRRDATGVSAAPHSAATPAKAPAREDDAPAGRESAKAQDERLLASRVDPVEAGVEARAESAEPIRDAPSDLRGRQPQRDAFTLARLGPAPVAAGSLAPSDDEKLLLDLVNVERTSRNLKPLVWDAHLTRMARLHDSDMKASHRISHYSSRDSADLTTRLTRISYSAREAAENVAFDANVVKAHRALMQSPGHRRNILDPGLENVGLAIMTRQDRWIYVVEDFATPMEHFSDREAANRMSSAVARAKGWLRPPLAEDHDLSVRLDGLLEQMIASDTTEDAVGGGVGEGATIAFTSADPSMPPHDILAKASKSDGYALAVSFRKTERYPLGTWWAIVYLKDVY; this is translated from the coding sequence ATGCGGGGCTTCTCCGTTGCGGGACGGACGGCGGCGCTGTCAGGCGCATCGCTGCTTTGCGTGCTCGCCAACGGAATGCTCGACAGCGCAGCGTTCGCGGCGAGTCGCGACGAAGAGCCGGTGTCGCTCGACCGCCTTCAGAAGATTCCGCTGACGCCACTTCCGCCTTCGAACGAATCTCCGCGCCCGAGCGCTGCGTCGCGCGACGACGCGGCACGTTTCGTTCACCGCAGCGTCGCACCGCATGACACGACGCGCGGACACACCGCAAGCGAAGGGCAACATCGCTCGACGGTTGCCGCGCAGCGAAGCGGACACCCGGTGCCGCCTGCCGCCGCGCATGCGAGCGCCGCGACGAAACTCGCAAAGAGCGCACCCGATGCTTCGCGAAGTGCCTCGCGCAAGCCCACCGCGCACGCCGCCGCCAGCCACGAATCCACGCATGCGAAGCTCGCCAATCGTGCCGAGGTCGACTCCGCAAGAGCCGGCAGCGACCAGGATGCGTCGGCGGCTTCCGTCGCTGTCCATGGGTCCTCGGGCGAAGTGTTCGGCCAATCCGATCCACCGCTGGACCAGAGGCCTGCCGGACTGCAGTACGTCCCGATGCTCATGCCGATGCATCCCGACGTGGTGCCGGCTCCGCGTCGCGACGCCACCGGTGTCAGCGCCGCCCCGCATTCTGCGGCGACTCCTGCCAAAGCGCCCGCTCGCGAGGACGATGCACCTGCCGGACGGGAATCGGCAAAGGCGCAGGACGAGCGGCTGCTGGCGAGCCGCGTCGATCCCGTCGAGGCCGGTGTCGAGGCCCGCGCCGAGTCCGCCGAACCCATCCGTGACGCGCCCAGCGACCTGCGCGGGCGGCAGCCGCAGCGCGATGCATTCACGCTCGCGAGGCTCGGCCCGGCTCCTGTCGCGGCGGGAAGCCTGGCGCCGAGCGACGACGAAAAACTGCTGCTCGACCTCGTCAACGTCGAGCGCACGTCGCGCAACCTGAAGCCGCTGGTGTGGGATGCGCATCTCACGCGCATGGCCCGGCTTCACGACAGTGACATGAAGGCATCGCACCGCATCTCGCATTATTCGTCGCGAGACAGCGCCGACCTGACGACGCGCCTGACGAGGATTTCCTACAGCGCGCGCGAAGCCGCCGAGAACGTCGCGTTCGACGCGAACGTCGTCAAGGCGCATCGCGCGCTGATGCAGTCGCCGGGGCACCGCCGCAACATCCTCGATCCCGGCCTCGAGAACGTCGGCCTGGCGATCATGACTCGCCAGGACCGTTGGATCTACGTCGTCGAGGATTTCGCGACGCCGATGGAGCACTTCAGCGACCGCGAAGCGGCAAATCGAATGTCTTCCGCGGTGGCACGGGCCAAGGGGTGGCTGCGGCCGCCGCTCGCCGAGGATCACGACTTGTCGGTGCGACTGGACGGTCTGCTCGAGCAGATGATCGCGTCGGACACCACCGAGGATGCGGTCGGAGGCGGAGTAGGCGAGGGCGCGACGATCGCGTTCACGTCGGCCGATCCGTCGATGCCTCCGCACGACATTCTCGCGAAAGCCTCGAAGTCCGACGGGTATGCGCTTGCGGTCTCGTTCCGCAAGACCGAGCGTTATCCGCTCGGCACCTGGTGGGCCATCGTCTACCTGAAAGACGTCTACTGA